One region of Salvia miltiorrhiza cultivar Shanhuang (shh) chromosome 3, IMPLAD_Smil_shh, whole genome shotgun sequence genomic DNA includes:
- the LOC131017180 gene encoding GDSL esterase/lipase At5g33370-like isoform X2 yields the protein MASLLSSPFACALLSLIVLSIATTMVPRVEGRAFFVFGDSLVDNGNNNYLLTSARADSPPYGIDYPTHRPTGRFSNGLNIPDLISEHLGMEPTQPYLSPFLRGQKLLVGANFASAGVGILNDTGIQFLNIIRIGKQLEYFQQYQTRVANIIGPAQTTALVNQALVLITLGGNDFVNNYYLVPFSARSRQFSLPDYVRYLISEYRKVLHKLYDLGARRVLVTGTGPLGCVPAELAQRSRTGECSAELMRAAGLFNPQLVQMLDSLNSEIGTHVFVAANTQQMHMDFISDPQAFGSVLWARPIQRNWALHDPIQLVPKQRFVCILGPIPPIRKGQQNYSPTNFEW from the exons atgGCAAGCTTGCTCTCCTCTCCCTTTGCATGTGCACTTCTTAGCCTAATTGTGCTCTCAATAGCTACCACTATGGTGCCTCGAGTCGAGGGCCGGGCCTTCTTCGTGTTCGGGGACTCGCTCGTGGACAATGGCAACAACAACTACCTTCTAACGAGTGCCAGGGCCGACTCCCCCCCTTATGGCATCGACTATCCAACTCATCGCCCTACTGGCCGGTTCTCCAACGGCCTCAACATCCCCGATCTCATTA GTGAACATCTTGGAATGGAGCCTACACAGCCATACTTGAGTCCATTTCTTAGAGGGCAGAAGCTTCTTGTTGGGGCCAATTTTGCTTCAGCGGGAGTTGGAATCCTTAATGACACTGGAATTCAGTTT CTAAACATCATTCGTATTGGGAAGCAACTCGAGTATTTCCAACAGTATCAGACACGTGTCGCCAACATCATCGGACCGGCTCAAACGACCGCACTAGTCAACCAAGCTCTGGTCCTCATCACTCTCGGAGGCAACGATTTCGTCAACAATTACTATCTAGTCCCATTTTCCGCGAGATCCAGACAATTTTCCCTACCGGATTACGTTAGATACCTCATCTCCGAGTACCGCAAAGTTTTGCAT AAGCTGTATGACTTGGGAGCTAGGAGGGTTCTAGTGACCGGGACGGGCCCACTCGGGTGCGTCCCGGCTGAGCTGGCACAGCGCAGCCGGACCGGAGAATGCTCGGCGGAGCTGATGAGGGCGGCGGGGCTATTCAACCCGCAGCTGGTTCAGATGCTGGACAGCCTCAACAGTGAAATAGGGACTCATGTGTTCGTCGCGGCTAACACACAACAAATGCATATGGACTTCATTTCTGATCCTCAAGCCTTCGGTA GCGTGTTGTGGGCAAGGCCCATACAACGGAATTGGGCTTTGCACGACCCTATCCAACTTGTGCCCAAACAGAGATTTGTATGCATTTTGGGACCCATTCCACCCATCAGAAAGGGCCAACAGAATTATAGTCCAACAAATTTTGAGTGGTGA
- the LOC131017180 gene encoding GDSL esterase/lipase At5g33370-like isoform X1 translates to MASLLSSPFACALLSLIVLSIATTMVPRVEGRAFFVFGDSLVDNGNNNYLLTSARADSPPYGIDYPTHRPTGRFSNGLNIPDLISEHLGMEPTQPYLSPFLRGQKLLVGANFASAGVGILNDTGIQFLNIIRIGKQLEYFQQYQTRVANIIGPAQTTALVNQALVLITLGGNDFVNNYYLVPFSARSRQFSLPDYVRYLISEYRKVLHKLYDLGARRVLVTGTGPLGCVPAELAQRSRTGECSAELMRAAGLFNPQLVQMLDSLNSEIGTHVFVAANTQQMHMDFISDPQAFGFVTSKIACCGQGPYNGIGLCTTLSNLCPNRDLYAFWDPFHPSERANRIIVQQILSGDTNYMKPMNLSTILALDSRT, encoded by the exons atgGCAAGCTTGCTCTCCTCTCCCTTTGCATGTGCACTTCTTAGCCTAATTGTGCTCTCAATAGCTACCACTATGGTGCCTCGAGTCGAGGGCCGGGCCTTCTTCGTGTTCGGGGACTCGCTCGTGGACAATGGCAACAACAACTACCTTCTAACGAGTGCCAGGGCCGACTCCCCCCCTTATGGCATCGACTATCCAACTCATCGCCCTACTGGCCGGTTCTCCAACGGCCTCAACATCCCCGATCTCATTA GTGAACATCTTGGAATGGAGCCTACACAGCCATACTTGAGTCCATTTCTTAGAGGGCAGAAGCTTCTTGTTGGGGCCAATTTTGCTTCAGCGGGAGTTGGAATCCTTAATGACACTGGAATTCAGTTT CTAAACATCATTCGTATTGGGAAGCAACTCGAGTATTTCCAACAGTATCAGACACGTGTCGCCAACATCATCGGACCGGCTCAAACGACCGCACTAGTCAACCAAGCTCTGGTCCTCATCACTCTCGGAGGCAACGATTTCGTCAACAATTACTATCTAGTCCCATTTTCCGCGAGATCCAGACAATTTTCCCTACCGGATTACGTTAGATACCTCATCTCCGAGTACCGCAAAGTTTTGCAT AAGCTGTATGACTTGGGAGCTAGGAGGGTTCTAGTGACCGGGACGGGCCCACTCGGGTGCGTCCCGGCTGAGCTGGCACAGCGCAGCCGGACCGGAGAATGCTCGGCGGAGCTGATGAGGGCGGCGGGGCTATTCAACCCGCAGCTGGTTCAGATGCTGGACAGCCTCAACAGTGAAATAGGGACTCATGTGTTCGTCGCGGCTAACACACAACAAATGCATATGGACTTCATTTCTGATCCTCAAGCCTTCG gATTTGTGACGTCGAAAATCGCGTGTTGTGGGCAAGGCCCATACAACGGAATTGGGCTTTGCACGACCCTATCCAACTTGTGCCCAAACAGAGATTTGTATGCATTTTGGGACCCATTCCACCCATCAGAAAGGGCCAACAGAATTATAGTCCAACAAATTTTGAGTGGTGATACCAATTATATGAAGCCCATGAATCTAAGCACCATCTTGGCTTTGGACTCAAGGACCTAA
- the LOC131017181 gene encoding GDSL esterase/lipase At5g33370-like, whose translation MARLMKNPRICAIFFLILVLGDLSSNAEAKAFFVFGDSLVDNGNNNYLATTARADSPPYGIDYPSHRPTGRFSNGLNIPDIISETNGWEATLPYLSPELTGQKLLVGANFASAGVGVLNDTGIQFVNIIRIYQQLNYFKQYQQRLSQIIGQQETKRLVKESLVLITLGGNDFVNNYYLVPFSIRSQQYSLEDYVPYVISEYKKVLQRLYELGPRQVLVTGTGPLGCVPAELAQHSRNGECAGELMRAASLFNPQLVQMINELNNEVGGNVFIAANTNQMHLDFISNPQQFGFVTSKIACCGQGPYNGLGLCTPLSNLCPNRDLYVFWDPFHPSERANRIIVRQILTGSNTYMHPMNLSTILAMDSRA comes from the exons ATGGCTAGGTTGATGAAGAATCCAAGAATTTGTGCTATTTTCTTTCTCATTTTGGTATTGGGGGATTTGAGCTCCAATGCTGAAGCTAAGGCATTCTTTGTGTTTGGAGACTCATTGGTGGATAATGGCAACAACAACTACTTGGCCACCACTGCGAGGGCGGACTCGCCGCCCTACGGCATCGACTACCCGTCGCACCGCCCCACCGGCCGCTTCTCCAACGGCCTCAACATTCCCGATATCATCA GTGAAACAAATGGATGGGAAGCAACATTGCCATACCTGAGCCCAGAGCTTACTGGGCAGAAATTGCTGGTTGGTGCCAACTTTGCTTCTGCTGGAGTTGGAGTATTAAATGACACAGGAATCCAATTT GTGAAcattattagaatatatcaacaACTGAACTACTTCAAACAGTACCAGCAGAGATTGAGTCAAATCATTGGGCAACAAGAGACTAAAAGACTTGTGAAGGAATCACTAGTCTTGATTACTTTAGGTGGAAATGATTTTGTCAACAACTATTATTTGGTGCCTTTCTCCATCAGGTCTCAGCAGTATTCCCTTGAAGACTATGTGCCATATGTCATTTCCGAATACAAAAAAGTCTTGCAG AGGTTGTACGAACTCGGGCCCCGACAGGTTCTTGTGACGGGGACCGGGCCGTTGGGATGTGTCCCGGCAGAATTGGCCCAACACAGCAGGAATGGGGAATGTGCAGGTGAATTGATGAGGGCTGCATCACTTTTCAACCCTCAATTGGTTCAAATGATTAATGAACTCAACAACGAAGTTGGTGGGAATGTGTTCATTGCAGCCAACACCAATCAAATGCATCTCGACTTCATCTCCAACCCTCAACAATTTG GATTTGTAACCTCAAAGATAGCATGTTGCGGACAAGGTCCGTACAACGGGTTGGGTCTCTGCACGCCGCTCTCAAACCTCTGTCCGAACCGAGATTTATACGTATTTTGGGATCCGTTCCACCCATCTGAACGAGCCAACAGAATAATAGTCCGACAAATCTTGACCGGATCCAACACCTACATGCACCCGATGAACCTTAGCACGATCTTGGCTATGGATTCACGGGCCTAA
- the LOC131017182 gene encoding uncharacterized protein LOC131017182 — MAFSLLTQTPFSLSLTSTAAPRSAVSAAAGPSASVSTSQRKPRRKKQQNDLKSSDDNGYTGSEGGNFAPSSAEKLLRLVFMEELMERARSGSAAGVSDIIYDMIAAGLTPGPRSFHGLVVSHVLNHDEEGSMHALRRQLSEGLRPLHETFLALVRLFGSKGRATRGLEILAAMEKLNYDIRQAWLLLVEELVKGKHLEDANRVFLKGAEGGLRATDKLYDLLIEEDCKVGDHSNALTIAYEMEAAGRMATTFHFNCLLSVQATCGIPEIAFATFENMEYGEAYMKPDTETYNWVIQAYTRAESYDRVQDVAELLGMMVEDYKRLQPNVRTYALLVECFTKYCVTREAIRHFRALKNFEGGTTLLHCEGQYGDPLSLYLRALCREGIVVELLDALETMVKDKQQIPPRAMILSRKYRTLVSSWIEPLQEEAELGHEIDYIARYVAEGGLTGERKRWVPRRGKTPLDPDAEGFAYSNPMETSFKQRCLEEWKIHHRKLLRTLRNEGPIVLGNISESDYIRVEERLKKIIKGPEQNTLKPKAASKMIVSELKEELEAQGLPTDGTRNVLYQRVQKARRINRSRGRPLWVPPVEEEEEEVDEELDELISRIKLEEGNTEFWRRRFLGEGLNENHSKPLEKEEEEDDDDDDDGVIDILDDADEVSKDAEDDEADEEEEEEEVEQTEIQVSDRVKDKEAEAAKPPQMIGVQLLKDSDQSTSSSRKLKKRSPRASMEDDDDDDWFPLDIHEAFKELRNRKVFDVSDMYTLTDAWGWTWDKDFKNKAPRRWSQEWEVELAVKIMNLVIELGGTPTLGDCAMVLRAAIRAPMPSAFLQILQTTHRLGYVFGSPLYDEVISLCLDLGELDASIAIVADLETSGIKVADETLDRVISARQDSTPTDASS, encoded by the exons ATGGCGTTCTCGCTCCTAACGCAGacgcctttctctctctcactaacCTCCACCGCCGCCCCTCGGAGCGCCGTCTCCGCGGCGGCGGGGCCTTCCGCCTCGGTATCCACCTCTCAGAGAAAGCCGCGCCGGAAAAAGCAGCAGAACGACCTAAAATCTTCCGACGACAATGGCTATACGGGAAGCGAGGGCGGGAATTTCGCGCCGTCAAGCGCCGAGAAGCTTCTGAGGCTCGTGTTCATGGAGGAGCTGATGGAGCGCGCTAGAAGCGGCAGCGCTGCCGGAGTTTCTGATATCATTTACGATATGATTGCGGCGGGGCTGACGCCTGGACCGAGGTCGTTCCATGGCCTGGTCGTCTCTCACGTGCTCAATCACGACGAGGAAGGCTCt ATGCACGCACTTAGAAGACAACTGAGTGAGGGTCTTCGGCCTTTACATGAAACATTTCTTGCATTAGTTCGTTTATTTGGCTCAAAAGGTCGTGCTACTAGAGGATTGGAAATTCTTGCAGCAATGGAAAAACTCAATTATGACATTCGGCAAGCTTGGCTGCTTCTTGTTG AGGAACTTGTGAAAGGCAAGCATCTAGAAGATGCCAATAGAGTTTTTCTGAAGGGAGCTGAGGGTGGCCTTAGAGCCACAGATAAGCTTTATGATCTTCTTATAGAAGAGGATTGTAAGGTGGGAGATCACTCAAATGCATTGACCATAGCCTATGAAATGGAAGCTGCTGGTAGAATGGCGACTACCTTTCATTTCAATTGTCTTTTGAGTGTGCAG GCTACTTGTGGAATTCCTGAAATTGCTTTTGCTACCTTTGAAAACATGGAATATGGAGAAG CTTACATGAAACCTGATACGGAGACATATAATTGGGTGATCCAAGCATATACAAGAGCTGAGTCATATGACAG GGTTCAAGATGTTGCCGAGTTACTTGGAATGATGGTTGAAGACTACAAGCGTTTGCAACCAAATGTGAGAACCTACGC GTTGTTGGTGGAATGCTTTACAAAATATTGTGTCACAAGGGAAGCCATTCGACATTTTCGTGCTCTCAAAAACTTTGAAGGTGGGACCACTTTGTTACATTGTGAAGGACAATATGGTGATCCGCTTTCTTTGTATCTCCGAGCATTGTGTAGAGAAGGCAT AGTTGTTGAGTTACTAGATGCTCTTGAAACCATGGTGAAGGATAAACAACAAATCCCACCCCGAGCCATGATCTTGAGCAGGAAATATCGGACTCTAGTTAGCTCTTGGATTGAACCTTTGCAAGAAGAAGCTGAACTTGGGCATGAAATTGATTATATTGCCAG GTATGTTGCAGAAGGTGGGCTCACAGGTGAACGGAAACGATGGGTCCCACGCAGAGGAAAAACTCCTTTAGATCCTGATGCTGAAGGTTTTGCATATTCCAATCCTATGGAAACCTCTTTCAAACAGCGATGTCTCGAGGAATGGAAAATACATCATAGAAAACTTTTGAGAACCTTAAGAAATGAAGGGCCAATAGTGTTGGGTAATATTTCCGAGTCTGACTATATTAGAGTTGAGGAGAGATTAAAGAAAATCATAAAAGGTCCCGAACAAAATACGTTGAAACCAAAAGCTGCTAGTAAAATGATAGTATCAGAGCTGAAGGAAGAGCTGGAAGCTCAAGGTTTGCCAACTGATGGTACTAGAAATGTACTCTATCAGCGTGTACAAAAAGCAAGGAGAATAAACCGTTCTAGAGGTCGACCCCTTTGGGTCCCTCCTgtggaagaggaagaagaagag GTGGACGAAGAGTTGGATGAGTTAATTTCACGTATTAAGTTGGAAGAAGGCAATACAGAGTTTTGGAGACGGCGTTTCCTTGGAGAGGGCCTGAATGAAAATCATAGCAAGCcattagaaaaagaagaagaagaagatgatgatgatgatgatgatggagTTATTGATATCTTAGATGATGCTGATGAGGTTTCCAAAGATGCTGAAGATGATGAGGCCGatgaagaggaggaggaggaggaggtggaACAAACTGAAATCCAAGTCAGTGATCGGGTAAAAGATAAGGAAGCTGAAGCTGCCAAACCTCCTCAAATGATTGGAGTGCAATTGTTGAAAGACTCTGATCAGAGTACCAGCTCATcaagaaaattaaagaaaagatcCCCTAGGGCATCTATGGAG GATGATGACGACGATGACTGGTTTCCTTTAgatattcatgaagcatttaAGGAATTGAGGAACAGGAAGGTGTTTGATGTATCAGATATGTACACATTAACTGATGCCTGGGGTTGGACATGGGATAAGGATTTTAAGAACAAAGCTCCAAGAAGATGGTCGCAGGAGTGGGAGGTTGAATTGGCTGTTAAAATAATGAATTTG GTAATTGAATTGGGAGGAACACCAACCCTTGGGGACTGTGCTATGGTACTTCGAGCTGCGATACGAGCTCCTATGCCTTCAGCCTTCTTACAGATTTTGCAGACGACTCATCGCCTGGGTTATGTTTTTGGCAG CCCGTTGTACGACGAAGTCATCAGCCTGTGTCTAGATCTTGGGGAGCTCGATGCATCCATCGCCATTGTTGCAGACCTCGAGACGAGTGGCATCAAAGTTGCGGATGAAACTCTTGATCGTGTCATTTCTGCTAGACAGGATAGCACACCAACTGATGCATCATCATAG